A genome region from Tautonia marina includes the following:
- the rpmF gene encoding 50S ribosomal protein L32, protein MAVPKRRTSKSKKGMRRSHDALQFNVILISCEQCGTLKPRHTVCPDCGTYRGRQVLKIGDEE, encoded by the coding sequence GTGGCCGTACCGAAGCGGCGTACATCGAAGTCCAAGAAGGGAATGCGGCGTAGCCATGACGCCCTTCAGTTCAACGTCATTCTGATCAGCTGCGAACAGTGCGGCACCCTGAAGCCTCGCCATACGGTCTGCCCGGATTGCGGGACCTATCGCGGTCGACAGGTATTGAAGATCGGTGACGAGGAGTGA
- a CDS encoding DUF1553 domain-containing protein, whose product MSFPPLRLGSVGLVPLIGLLLGLGGPTPSAMAEAPDAPDRVDFGRQIRPILSDRCFHCHGPDEADRKGGLRLDTQEGALAKTPSGAHAVVPGDLDASELIWRITSDDDLDRMPPPDSGRTLSDAEIDLLRRWVEQGADWEQHWSFNPISAVPIPEVSDPSWPSNPIDRFVLARLDAEGLAPAPEADRDRLIRRLSLDLTGLPPSVAEIDAFLADDRPDAYERLVDRLLDSPRFGEHQAVGWLDLARYADTYGYQADVERAVWPWRDWVIRSFNTNMPFDQFLTWQIAGDLIPPDELDPDDGYDPILATAFNRLHRMTNEGGSIEEEFRAEYVADRTDTLGTAILGLTIGCARCHDHKYDPISQRNYYELSSFFDNIDESGLYSHFTNATPTPTLLLTQGDQDQQIESFESQIQEAEAALAHLADQRREAFDAWLDQSDHEPTVTGLIGDFPLDEIASDSQTTPNLANPDAPGRLVDAPQPIDGQVGGGLLLSGENSLVLPMGNFTRDDPFTVALWARTPDTKDRAVLFHRSRAWTDAGSRGYQLLIEDGRLSASLVHFWPGNAIGIQAIDPMPPETWVHLAVTYDGSSRADGITLYVNGRPAPVEVVRDHLVKDITGGGGDELTFGQRFRDRGFIGGMIDEVKIADRRLTPLEVAHLHDGTSLADAFTSPEGERRDLLFAYYLENHDPEYRARLAALRDLRRQRSSLVESIPELMVMREMPEPRQTFLLARGAYDAPRDLVESNTPESLSPFPSNQPRNRLGLARWLTDPEHPLTARVAVNRHWKDLFGRGLVATPEDFGSQGAAPTHPELLDWLARTFIDSGWNVKQLIRTIVTSSTYRQDSTVDPEVRARDPENLLLARGPAQRLRGETIRDAALAASGLLVERIGGRPVKPYQPAGIWEENSGQTYIRDEGPGSHRRSLYTFWKRTAPPPSMITLDASAREVCTVLRPTTMTPMQALLLLNDPQYVEAARALAVRSIREGGETLDARITFAFRSAIGRPPTPEESEILAELYHEQIDEFRDDRSRAEAFLAIGDEPPDPDLDQVEQAAFAVLVQVILNHDECHMKR is encoded by the coding sequence ATGAGCTTCCCACCGCTTCGACTCGGCTCCGTCGGCCTGGTTCCCCTGATCGGCCTGCTCCTCGGCCTCGGTGGTCCTACCCCATCCGCGATGGCCGAGGCCCCGGACGCCCCGGATCGGGTCGATTTCGGCCGCCAGATCCGGCCGATCCTCTCCGACCGTTGCTTCCATTGCCACGGTCCCGACGAGGCCGACCGTAAAGGGGGGCTCCGGCTCGACACCCAGGAGGGAGCCCTGGCCAAAACCCCTTCGGGAGCCCATGCCGTCGTTCCCGGCGACCTCGACGCGAGCGAACTGATCTGGCGGATCACCTCCGACGACGACCTCGACCGCATGCCCCCGCCCGACTCGGGCCGCACCCTCTCCGACGCCGAGATCGACCTGCTCCGCCGCTGGGTCGAGCAAGGGGCCGATTGGGAGCAGCACTGGTCGTTCAATCCGATCAGCGCGGTTCCCATTCCGGAGGTCAGCGACCCCTCCTGGCCGTCCAACCCGATCGACCGCTTCGTCCTCGCCCGCCTCGACGCCGAAGGGCTTGCGCCCGCCCCCGAGGCCGACCGCGATCGTCTGATCCGCCGTCTCTCGCTCGACCTGACCGGCCTGCCCCCCTCGGTCGCCGAGATCGACGCCTTCCTCGCTGACGACCGACCCGACGCCTACGAACGCCTGGTCGATCGCCTGCTCGACTCCCCCCGCTTCGGCGAGCACCAGGCCGTCGGCTGGCTCGACCTGGCCCGCTATGCCGACACCTACGGCTATCAGGCCGACGTTGAGCGGGCCGTCTGGCCCTGGCGCGACTGGGTCATCCGATCCTTCAACACGAACATGCCCTTCGATCAGTTCCTCACCTGGCAGATCGCAGGCGACCTGATCCCCCCCGACGAGCTTGACCCCGACGACGGCTACGACCCGATCCTCGCCACCGCCTTCAACCGCCTCCACCGGATGACCAACGAAGGCGGCAGCATCGAGGAAGAATTCCGTGCCGAGTACGTCGCCGACCGCACCGACACCCTCGGCACCGCCATCCTCGGCCTGACCATCGGCTGTGCCCGCTGTCACGATCACAAATATGATCCGATCAGCCAGCGCAACTATTACGAACTCTCCAGCTTCTTCGACAACATCGACGAATCCGGCCTCTACTCCCACTTCACCAACGCCACCCCCACCCCGACCCTGCTGTTGACCCAGGGCGACCAGGATCAACAGATCGAATCCTTTGAATCCCAGATCCAGGAGGCCGAGGCCGCCCTCGCCCACCTGGCCGACCAGCGCCGCGAGGCGTTCGACGCCTGGCTCGACCAGTCCGACCACGAGCCGACGGTCACCGGCCTGATCGGCGACTTCCCGCTCGACGAGATTGCCAGCGACAGCCAGACGACCCCGAACCTGGCCAACCCCGACGCCCCCGGTCGCCTCGTCGATGCCCCCCAGCCGATCGACGGCCAGGTCGGCGGCGGCCTCCTGCTCAGCGGCGAAAATAGCCTTGTGCTGCCGATGGGCAACTTCACCCGAGACGACCCCTTCACCGTCGCTCTCTGGGCCAGGACTCCCGACACCAAGGACCGTGCCGTCCTGTTCCACCGCTCCCGAGCCTGGACCGACGCCGGGAGCCGAGGCTATCAGCTCCTGATCGAGGACGGACGCCTCAGCGCCTCACTCGTCCACTTCTGGCCCGGCAACGCCATCGGCATCCAGGCCATCGACCCCATGCCCCCCGAGACCTGGGTCCACCTCGCCGTAACCTACGACGGATCAAGCCGAGCCGATGGGATCACCCTTTACGTCAACGGCCGACCCGCCCCCGTCGAGGTCGTCCGCGATCACCTGGTCAAGGACATCACCGGCGGCGGCGGCGACGAGCTGACCTTCGGCCAGCGCTTCCGCGACCGCGGCTTCATCGGCGGCATGATCGACGAGGTCAAGATCGCTGACCGCCGCCTCACCCCGCTCGAAGTCGCCCACCTGCACGACGGAACCTCACTTGCCGATGCGTTCACCTCTCCCGAGGGCGAGCGCCGCGACCTGCTGTTCGCCTACTACCTGGAGAACCACGACCCCGAGTACCGAGCCCGCCTGGCCGCCCTCCGCGACCTGCGCCGCCAGCGATCGAGCCTGGTCGAGTCGATCCCCGAGCTGATGGTCATGCGAGAGATGCCCGAGCCTCGCCAGACCTTCCTGCTCGCCCGTGGGGCCTACGACGCCCCCCGCGATCTGGTCGAGTCGAACACCCCCGAGTCCCTCTCCCCCTTCCCGAGCAATCAGCCCCGCAACCGGCTCGGCCTCGCCCGGTGGCTGACCGACCCCGAGCACCCGCTCACCGCTCGCGTCGCCGTCAACCGCCACTGGAAGGACCTGTTCGGCCGAGGGCTCGTCGCCACCCCCGAGGACTTTGGCAGCCAGGGAGCCGCCCCCACCCACCCCGAACTGCTCGACTGGCTTGCCCGGACCTTCATCGACTCCGGCTGGAACGTGAAACAGTTGATCCGAACCATCGTCACCTCCTCCACCTACCGGCAAGATTCGACCGTCGATCCGGAGGTCCGGGCCCGCGACCCCGAGAACCTCTTGCTCGCCCGAGGCCCCGCCCAGCGCCTTCGCGGCGAGACGATCCGCGACGCCGCCCTGGCCGCCAGCGGGCTGCTGGTCGAGCGCATCGGTGGAAGACCGGTCAAACCGTATCAGCCCGCCGGTATCTGGGAGGAGAACTCCGGCCAGACCTACATCCGAGACGAAGGCCCCGGCAGCCATCGCCGCAGCCTCTACACCTTCTGGAAGCGAACCGCGCCGCCGCCGTCGATGATCACCCTCGACGCCTCCGCCCGAGAGGTCTGCACCGTCCTGCGGCCGACGACCATGACCCCGATGCAGGCCCTCTTGCTCCTGAACGACCCTCAGTATGTCGAAGCCGCCCGTGCCCTCGCCGTGCGGTCCATCCGCGAGGGAGGCGAGACGCTCGACGCCCGGATCACCTTCGCCTTCCGATCCGCCATCGGTCGCCCCCCAACCCCCGAGGAATCCGAGATTCTGGCCGAGCTGTACCACGAACAGATCGACGAGTTCAGGGATGATCGCTCCCGCGCCGAGGCCTTTCTCGCCATCGGCGACGAGCCACCCGACCCGGACCTCGATCAGGTCGAGCAGGCCGCCTTTGCCGTCCTCGTGCAAGTGATCTTGAACCACGACGAATGTCACATGAAACGGTGA
- the rpmB gene encoding 50S ribosomal protein L28 yields the protein MGRQCEVSGKKTSFGNHVTTRGKAKYLGGVGTKITGISRRKFKPNLQTIKVWLPNGTTRRVRVATSVIREGKLTLEVDGKMQTFPLIKASKGSRQAREKLGNLFPL from the coding sequence ATGGGACGGCAGTGCGAAGTTAGCGGCAAGAAGACCTCATTCGGCAACCACGTCACCACACGCGGCAAAGCCAAGTACCTCGGCGGTGTCGGCACCAAGATCACCGGCATCAGCCGACGGAAGTTCAAGCCCAATCTCCAGACGATCAAGGTCTGGCTTCCCAACGGCACCACCCGCCGCGTTCGCGTGGCCACCTCGGTCATCCGCGAAGGGAAGCTGACGCTCGAAGTCGACGGAAAGATGCAGACCTTCCCCCTGATCAAGGCCTCCAAGGGAAGCCGTCAGGCCCGGGAAAAGCTCGGTAATCTCTTCCCGCTCTGA
- a CDS encoding Calx-beta domain-containing protein, with protein MTGHAVVGRGRRRRFRAGVERVEPRCLLATFFVINTEDAGAGSLRAAMQAANANPGADHIEFAIPTSTAPGLNVPVPGFDLGTQTWRIELESPLPVLTDPVTIDGLSQADVPVAFFYPDDIDEPTTIQSEPNSVAALNGNNAALRVIVDGSGIDRNVYPEVVGFELATKNSNLRGLIIDGFDIGVRVPDRSHVGNRIQGNSIGGHFLFRVDLQTGDPLPAPGDVSFQGAGISGDAIVVAGTNTTIGGFNAQENNTITLAGGRGIWIQPGAEGNQVFGNQIGVIGPTRNGVYVQAGNDLEGILIESSDDQLASSNAIGGPEPGSGNVISANGSHGVWLDGPGATRNRIEGNYIGAAPGGGYRFGAGNPGNAGDGVFVDNAPSNRIGANEDGRRNTIAANGGAGVRLSGPMAFGNLVAGNFIGTTSDGNAALGNAREGVRVELSASGNTIGEGNVISANLRGVAVVGATTRNTVIANNRIGSSGSGQGDLGNAKEGVRIDGAPDTRVIGDGDGSQIISGNNVGVAILGPTATGNLVAGSFIGTDPTGLLELNNSLQGVLIENAPGNTIGGTTTEARNLISSNHWGVDLVGAGTVNTVVQGNLIGTDLSGTLALSNEVDGVRIRDGASNNLIGGTTVEAGNVIAFSRRDGVRVEGPSIENRILTNSIFDNAGLGINLVEPLMLATGPNLLRPAPVIDRVRTSTDFANIEGSLTSVPNTAFVIQFFANETLDPSGNGEGKRYLGETVVTTNGAGVAVYSADVPGAVLPGEFVTATATDAAGNTSEFSAGVAELLGTVQFAMAVYEVDESSGEAVIAVTRTGGSGGQATVAYATMGGSAVPGVDYSPVSGTLTFDIGVNQQTFTVPILDDDLAEAVETVGLVLSSPAGAADLGDPSTAILRIVDNDQPGTIAFASPTFVVSEETGEATITVVRSAGGGSVSIEYDTRAGTAVPGVDYLPVSGTLTFGPGQLVQTFTVPILFNPGSQGSPMLGLFLDDPMGGASLGVPSSAVLTITNLEVPRVASVVPQSDRRGFLTIAIGFDRDMNGPRAEDLRNYGYSVQVPGHNRRIGTREDLLVPLGPPVYDPATRTVTLRTLKPVRPGTPVQILINQVTGIPGAGVGVADENGVLLDGDGDGRPGGTFSTVFRSPRPTPVPRPWPPFQRPAWMFRGGRLG; from the coding sequence ATGACTGGGCACGCTGTCGTCGGAAGGGGGCGTCGGCGTCGCTTCCGAGCCGGGGTGGAACGGGTCGAACCTCGGTGCTTGCTGGCGACCTTCTTCGTCATCAACACGGAAGACGCGGGGGCCGGCTCGCTTCGGGCGGCAATGCAGGCCGCCAACGCGAACCCGGGGGCGGATCATATCGAGTTCGCCATTCCGACCTCGACGGCTCCGGGGCTGAATGTGCCGGTGCCGGGGTTTGACCTGGGCACGCAGACCTGGCGGATCGAGCTGGAATCACCCTTGCCAGTGCTGACCGATCCGGTGACGATCGACGGGCTTTCTCAGGCCGATGTGCCGGTTGCCTTCTTTTACCCGGACGACATCGACGAGCCGACCACCATTCAGTCTGAGCCGAACTCGGTGGCGGCCTTGAACGGGAACAACGCCGCGCTTCGGGTGATCGTGGACGGCAGCGGGATTGACCGGAACGTTTATCCCGAGGTGGTTGGCTTCGAGCTTGCCACGAAGAACAGCAATCTGCGCGGTTTGATTATTGACGGGTTCGACATCGGGGTCCGGGTGCCGGATCGCTCGCACGTCGGCAACCGGATTCAAGGCAACAGCATCGGGGGGCATTTCCTCTTTCGGGTCGATCTCCAGACGGGAGACCCCTTGCCGGCTCCGGGGGATGTGAGCTTCCAGGGGGCCGGGATCTCGGGAGACGCGATCGTCGTCGCGGGGACGAACACGACGATCGGCGGCTTCAATGCGCAGGAAAATAATACGATCACGCTGGCCGGGGGCCGGGGGATCTGGATTCAGCCGGGGGCCGAGGGGAACCAGGTTTTCGGAAACCAGATCGGGGTGATCGGGCCGACCCGAAACGGGGTGTACGTGCAGGCGGGGAACGACCTGGAAGGCATTCTGATTGAGTCGTCGGACGATCAACTGGCCTCCAGCAATGCGATTGGCGGGCCGGAGCCGGGGTCGGGCAATGTGATCTCGGCCAATGGGAGCCACGGGGTCTGGCTGGATGGTCCGGGGGCGACGCGGAACCGGATCGAGGGGAATTACATTGGCGCGGCTCCCGGTGGCGGGTATCGGTTCGGTGCCGGGAATCCGGGGAACGCGGGAGACGGCGTGTTCGTCGACAATGCGCCGTCGAACCGGATCGGCGCGAATGAAGACGGCCGCCGGAACACGATTGCGGCGAACGGCGGAGCCGGGGTGCGCCTGTCGGGGCCGATGGCGTTCGGGAACCTGGTGGCGGGGAACTTCATCGGCACGACCTCCGATGGCAACGCGGCGCTCGGCAACGCGAGGGAAGGGGTTCGGGTCGAGCTGTCGGCATCGGGGAACACGATTGGCGAAGGCAATGTGATCTCGGCGAACCTGCGTGGCGTTGCGGTGGTGGGGGCGACGACCCGGAACACGGTGATCGCCAATAACCGGATCGGCAGCAGCGGATCGGGTCAGGGGGACCTCGGGAACGCGAAGGAGGGGGTTCGGATCGACGGAGCCCCGGATACGCGGGTGATCGGCGATGGGGACGGCTCGCAGATCATTTCTGGGAATAATGTGGGCGTGGCCATTCTGGGGCCGACGGCGACCGGGAACCTGGTGGCGGGAAGCTTCATCGGGACCGATCCGACGGGCCTTCTGGAGCTGAACAACTCGCTGCAGGGGGTGTTGATCGAGAACGCGCCGGGGAACACGATCGGCGGCACAACGACCGAGGCGAGGAACCTGATCTCGTCGAACCACTGGGGGGTGGATCTGGTCGGCGCCGGGACCGTGAACACGGTGGTGCAGGGGAACCTGATCGGCACCGACCTCTCGGGGACGCTCGCACTGAGCAACGAGGTGGACGGCGTTCGGATTCGGGACGGGGCCTCGAACAACCTGATCGGCGGAACGACGGTTGAGGCGGGGAACGTGATCGCGTTTAGCCGACGCGACGGGGTGCGGGTGGAAGGGCCGAGCATCGAGAACCGCATCCTGACGAACAGCATCTTCGACAACGCCGGACTGGGGATCAATCTGGTCGAGCCGTTGATGCTGGCGACGGGTCCGAACCTGTTGCGGCCGGCTCCGGTGATTGATCGGGTGCGGACCTCGACCGATTTCGCCAACATCGAAGGGTCGTTGACGAGCGTTCCGAACACGGCGTTCGTGATCCAGTTCTTCGCCAACGAAACGCTGGACCCGTCGGGCAACGGCGAGGGGAAGCGATATCTGGGCGAGACGGTGGTGACGACGAACGGCGCGGGGGTGGCGGTTTACTCGGCCGACGTGCCGGGAGCGGTCTTGCCGGGCGAGTTCGTGACGGCCACGGCGACCGACGCGGCGGGGAACACCTCGGAGTTCTCGGCCGGCGTGGCCGAGTTGCTCGGGACCGTTCAGTTTGCGATGGCGGTGTACGAGGTGGACGAGTCGAGCGGCGAGGCGGTGATCGCCGTCACCCGGACCGGAGGGAGCGGAGGTCAGGCGACCGTTGCGTACGCGACGATGGGAGGGTCGGCCGTGCCGGGCGTGGACTACTCGCCCGTTTCGGGAACCTTGACCTTTGACATCGGCGTGAATCAGCAGACCTTCACGGTGCCGATCCTCGACGACGACCTGGCCGAGGCGGTCGAGACGGTGGGGCTGGTGCTGTCGAGCCCGGCTGGGGCGGCGGACCTGGGCGACCCCTCGACGGCCATCTTGCGCATCGTCGACAACGACCAGCCGGGGACGATTGCCTTCGCCAGCCCGACCTTCGTGGTTTCGGAGGAAACGGGCGAGGCCACGATTACGGTTGTCCGGAGCGCCGGGGGAGGCTCGGTGTCGATCGAGTACGACACGAGGGCCGGAACGGCGGTGCCGGGGGTCGATTATCTGCCGGTTTCGGGGACGTTGACGTTCGGGCCGGGGCAACTGGTGCAGACCTTCACGGTGCCGATTCTGTTCAATCCGGGGTCGCAAGGGTCGCCAATGCTGGGGCTCTTCCTGGATGACCCGATGGGAGGAGCGAGCCTGGGAGTGCCCTCATCGGCGGTCTTGACGATCACGAACCTGGAGGTGCCGAGGGTTGCGAGCGTGGTGCCGCAATCGGATCGGCGAGGGTTCCTGACGATTGCGATCGGTTTCGACCGCGACATGAACGGCCCGAGGGCCGAGGATCTGCGCAACTACGGCTACAGCGTGCAAGTGCCGGGGCATAACCGCCGGATTGGCACGAGGGAAGACCTGTTGGTGCCGCTTGGGCCTCCGGTGTACGACCCGGCGACCCGAACCGTCACCCTGCGGACCCTCAAGCCGGTGCGGCCGGGAACGCCGGTGCAAATCCTGATCAATCAGGTGACGGGAATTCCGGGCGCGGGGGTCGGCGTGGCAGACGAGAACGGCGTCTTGCTCGACGGTGACGGCGACGGTCGCCCCGGCGGGACCTTCTCGACCGTCTTCCGAAGCCCGAGGCCGACCCCTGTGCCTCGCCCCTGGCCCCCCTTCCAGCGCCCGGCCTGGATGTTCCGGGGAGGCCGGTTGGGTTAA
- a CDS encoding DUF1501 domain-containing protein has translation MRFEPTPPDHLGLQLNRRHFFAKTGLGIGTAALAHLLGGEGRFASAATDTNDSGLPGLPHFAPKAKRIISLFMSGGPSQLETFDYKPTLNDRNGEDLPESVRGGQRLTGMSANQATLPLAGSLFKFAQHGESGAWVSELLPYTAKIADELCIVKSMYTEAINHDPAITFLQTGAQIAGRPSIGSWLSYGLGSDNEDLPAFCVLITKGKGGQPLYSRLWGNGFLPSAHQGILFRAGAEPVLYLQNPEGVTDAGRRKMLDRLRELHQIEHEETLDPVLDARIAQYEMAYRMQASVPEVADVSDEPESTFELYGEDARTPGTFASNCLLARRLAERGVRCIQLFHQDWDHHGGLPGGMRRECGQTDQASAALVIDLKRRGLLDETLVVWGGEFGRTNYSQGKLTATDYGRDHHPRCFSIWMAGGGIKPGLSYGSTDEFGYNIAENPVHVHDLHATILHLLGIDHERLTFKYQGRYFRLTDVHGRVLQDLIA, from the coding sequence ATGCGATTCGAACCCACTCCCCCCGATCATCTCGGCCTGCAACTCAACCGCCGCCACTTCTTCGCGAAGACGGGGCTCGGCATCGGCACCGCGGCGCTGGCTCATCTGCTTGGCGGCGAGGGGCGTTTCGCATCGGCCGCAACCGATACGAACGACTCCGGTCTGCCCGGCCTGCCGCACTTCGCACCCAAGGCGAAGCGGATCATCTCTCTGTTCATGAGCGGCGGCCCGTCGCAACTGGAGACGTTCGACTACAAGCCGACCCTCAACGACCGCAACGGCGAGGACCTGCCCGAGTCCGTCCGAGGCGGCCAGCGCCTGACCGGCATGTCGGCCAACCAGGCGACCTTGCCGCTGGCCGGTTCGCTGTTCAAGTTCGCCCAGCACGGCGAGTCGGGCGCGTGGGTCAGCGAGCTGTTGCCGTACACGGCCAAGATCGCGGATGAGCTGTGCATCGTCAAGTCGATGTATACCGAGGCGATCAACCACGACCCGGCGATCACCTTCCTCCAGACCGGGGCTCAGATTGCCGGACGGCCGTCGATCGGCTCATGGCTTAGCTACGGGCTCGGGTCGGACAACGAGGACTTGCCGGCCTTCTGCGTACTAATCACCAAGGGCAAAGGGGGTCAGCCGCTCTATTCTCGGCTCTGGGGAAACGGGTTCTTGCCATCGGCTCATCAAGGCATCTTGTTTCGAGCGGGGGCCGAGCCGGTCCTGTACCTTCAGAATCCCGAAGGCGTGACCGACGCCGGCCGCCGCAAGATGCTCGATCGGCTCAGGGAACTGCACCAGATCGAGCATGAGGAAACGCTCGACCCGGTGCTCGACGCTCGGATCGCCCAGTATGAGATGGCGTACCGGATGCAGGCATCGGTGCCCGAAGTCGCCGATGTCTCCGACGAGCCCGAGTCCACCTTCGAGCTCTATGGAGAGGACGCCCGCACCCCCGGCACGTTTGCCTCCAACTGCCTCCTCGCCCGCCGCCTGGCCGAGCGAGGCGTGCGCTGCATCCAGCTCTTTCACCAGGACTGGGACCACCACGGCGGCCTTCCCGGCGGCATGCGACGCGAATGCGGTCAGACCGACCAGGCGAGCGCCGCCCTGGTGATCGACCTGAAGCGGCGAGGGTTGCTCGACGAGACCCTCGTGGTCTGGGGCGGCGAGTTCGGCCGCACCAATTACAGCCAGGGCAAGCTGACCGCCACCGACTACGGCCGCGACCATCACCCCCGCTGCTTCTCGATCTGGATGGCCGGCGGCGGCATCAAGCCCGGCCTCTCCTACGGTTCCACCGATGAATTCGGCTACAACATCGCCGAGAACCCCGTCCATGTGCACGACCTGCACGCGACGATCCTGCACCTGCTCGGAATCGATCACGAGCGGCTCACCTTTAAATATCAAGGGCGCTACTTCCGCCTGACCGACGTGCACGGCCGGGTGCTTCAAGACCTGATCGCATGA
- a CDS encoding TadE/TadG family type IV pilus assembly protein, with translation MRVSCSRRYKRSGAAAVEMAIILPLFLALILGTIEASRLGMVSQLLHVAAREGCRTAVLPGQSEAAVQARINAALAGTGITPSVQISSPNGSWLNVEAPAPITVRLSVPFKDVSWLGDPFAFEETTVVASATMCSEKNP, from the coding sequence ATGCGCGTCTCGTGTTCGCGCCGTTACAAGCGATCCGGGGCGGCCGCGGTGGAGATGGCGATCATCTTACCGCTGTTTCTCGCGTTGATTCTGGGCACGATCGAAGCGTCTCGCCTGGGAATGGTGTCGCAACTCTTGCATGTGGCGGCGCGTGAAGGCTGCCGGACGGCGGTGTTGCCGGGTCAGAGCGAGGCGGCCGTGCAGGCCCGGATCAATGCGGCCCTGGCCGGCACGGGGATTACGCCTTCGGTGCAGATCAGCAGTCCGAACGGATCGTGGCTCAACGTGGAGGCACCGGCACCGATCACCGTTCGGCTGAGCGTGCCGTTCAAGGACGTGAGCTGGCTGGGAGATCCGTTCGCGTTCGAGGAAACGACGGTCGTGGCCTCGGCAACCATGTGTAGTGAAAAGAACCCGTGA